Proteins encoded in a region of the Dorea longicatena genome:
- the codB gene encoding cytosine permease: MKKENTTEKVTDIDYAQCAVPAEGRKGFLTMFMIMLGFTFFSASMWVGQQLAEGLDFYGFIKSLILGGMILGLYTGLLGYVGAKTGLSMDLLAKRAFGEKGSYISSAMISFTQIGWFGVGVAMFAIPVANELLGGSKVAMWGLVIVAGGCMTASAYFGIDSLTLISYIAVPLVAVLGTVAMILAVQRGDGTIIDQFAKSSGTISVIGGAGMVVGSFVSGGTATPNFARFAKDAKSGTIATVVAFFIGNSLMFFFGAIAYIFVGGNDIFEVMIRLNLFYLAILVLGLNIWTTNDNALYSSGLGLANIFNQKKKPMVLIAGIVGTLLSVWLYYNFCNWLNVLNCTLPPVGIILVISYFMNQKDYEKTDENLETVNWFAVAGVVIGAIVANVVSWGIASINGMVVAAVCYVIGQMVRKNEAGNECIDS, encoded by the coding sequence ATGAAAAAAGAAAATACAACAGAGAAGGTAACAGACATCGATTACGCACAGTGTGCCGTACCGGCAGAGGGAAGAAAAGGATTTCTGACCATGTTCATGATCATGTTGGGATTCACATTTTTCTCGGCAAGTATGTGGGTCGGACAACAGCTTGCGGAAGGACTTGATTTCTATGGATTTATCAAGTCACTGATCCTTGGCGGAATGATCCTGGGACTGTATACAGGACTTCTTGGATATGTAGGCGCAAAGACAGGACTTAGTATGGATCTTCTGGCGAAGCGTGCATTTGGAGAGAAAGGATCTTATATTTCTTCGGCAATGATCAGCTTTACACAGATCGGTTGGTTCGGAGTAGGAGTTGCGATGTTCGCAATTCCGGTCGCGAATGAATTGCTTGGCGGCAGCAAAGTCGCTATGTGGGGACTTGTTATCGTAGCAGGTGGATGTATGACGGCTTCGGCATATTTTGGAATCGATTCATTGACACTGATCAGCTATATTGCGGTTCCGTTGGTAGCGGTTCTTGGTACAGTCGCTATGATCCTTGCAGTGCAGAGAGGCGATGGAACGATCATCGACCAGTTTGCCAAATCAAGCGGAACGATCAGTGTGATCGGAGGAGCCGGAATGGTGGTTGGTTCATTCGTATCAGGTGGAACTGCGACACCGAACTTTGCGAGATTTGCCAAAGATGCGAAGTCAGGAACGATCGCAACAGTTGTAGCGTTCTTTATCGGAAATTCCCTGATGTTCTTCTTCGGAGCGATTGCATATATCTTCGTTGGCGGAAATGACATCTTTGAAGTCATGATCCGTCTGAACCTGTTCTACCTTGCAATCCTGGTACTGGGGCTGAACATCTGGACAACGAATGACAACGCATTGTATTCATCAGGACTCGGTCTTGCGAATATCTTCAATCAGAAGAAAAAGCCGATGGTACTGATCGCAGGAATCGTTGGAACACTGTTGTCTGTATGGCTTTATTATAATTTCTGTAACTGGTTAAATGTACTGAACTGTACACTTCCACCGGTTGGTATCATCCTGGTAATCTCTTATTTTATGAATCAAAAAGATTACGAGAAAACGGATGAGAATCTGGAGACAGTCAACTGGTTCGCCGTTGCCGGTGTTGTGATCGGTGCAATCGTTGCAAACGTGGTATCCTGGGGCATTGCATCCATCAATGGAATGGTGGTTGCGGCTGTCTGCTATGTGATCGGGCAGATGGTGAGGAAGAATGAAGCCGGAAATGAGTGCATTGATTCGTAA
- a CDS encoding DUF2798 domain-containing protein, with the protein MPKNLFQNVIFTLMMSFLMVYVMICYNICLNVGGMSNEVFLMAFGELKIMWPVAFVLEFAFVDKLAHMLAFRIVTPQDRPIFITLAISSMIVCIMCPCMSLVATILFKNAGSNVIATWCQTTFMNFPVAFFWQIFYCGPFIRLIFRKMFPEKENVAASAVTE; encoded by the coding sequence ATGCCAAAAAATCTATTTCAAAACGTTATTTTTACATTAATGATGTCATTTCTGATGGTATACGTCATGATCTGCTACAATATTTGCCTGAATGTGGGAGGAATGAGCAACGAAGTATTCCTGATGGCTTTCGGCGAACTGAAAATCATGTGGCCGGTTGCCTTCGTTCTGGAATTTGCTTTCGTTGACAAACTTGCACATATGCTTGCCTTCCGTATCGTTACACCACAGGACAGACCAATCTTCATCACGCTTGCAATCTCTTCCATGATCGTATGCATCATGTGTCCTTGCATGAGTCTTGTTGCAACGATTCTGTTCAAGAACGCAGGAAGTAATGTGATCGCTACCTGGTGTCAGACAACATTCATGAACTTCCCAGTTGCTTTCTTCTGGCAGATCTTCTACTGCGGACCATTCATCCGTCTGATCTTCAGAAAGATGTTTCCTGAGAAAGAAAACGTTGCCGCTTCCGCTGTAACCGAATAA
- a CDS encoding Nramp family divalent metal transporter, producing MKRKSKNQSKNKTLNFLRYLGPGLLVTVGFIDPGNWASNIAAGSGFGYELLWMVTLSTVMLIVLQHNAAHLGIATGLCLSEAASRYMPRLLKDLILLTAMLAAVATAMAEILGGAIALQMLFHIPIRLGSILILVLVLFCAFTNAYKRIEKLIILFVSLIGFSFLFEVGIAKIDWGAAVVGWVKPSFPSGSMPVILSVLGAVVMPHNLFLHSEIIQSRQWNLEDSSVIEQQLKYEFKDTLFSMIIGWAINSAMILMAAATLYQNGSGKQVDDLTVAGKMLSPLLGNAATVVFALALLLAGISSSITAGMAGGTIFSGIFNQPYDIKTKETKRGVLLTMIPAAVIILFIRQPFEGLVYSQMLLAVQLPVTIFTQIYLTASKKVMGKYVNSRRLNFLLLVIAVIVTGLNIALLFV from the coding sequence ATGAAGCGGAAATCCAAGAATCAATCCAAGAATAAGACACTTAATTTCCTGCGTTATCTGGGGCCGGGGCTTCTGGTTACGGTAGGATTCATAGATCCGGGAAACTGGGCTTCGAATATTGCGGCGGGATCAGGTTTCGGATATGAGTTATTATGGATGGTGACATTATCTACAGTTATGCTGATCGTACTGCAGCATAACGCGGCACATCTGGGAATTGCAACCGGACTGTGTCTGTCGGAAGCGGCGAGCAGATATATGCCAAGGCTGTTAAAAGACCTGATACTTCTGACTGCAATGCTTGCGGCGGTAGCAACGGCGATGGCAGAGATACTTGGAGGAGCGATTGCGCTGCAGATGTTGTTCCATATACCAATCAGACTGGGGAGTATCCTGATCCTGGTTCTGGTATTATTCTGTGCATTTACGAATGCATATAAGAGAATAGAAAAACTGATCATATTATTCGTGTCGCTGATTGGATTTTCTTTTTTATTCGAAGTTGGAATTGCGAAGATCGACTGGGGAGCAGCTGTGGTCGGATGGGTGAAACCGTCATTCCCGTCGGGAAGCATGCCGGTGATCTTAAGCGTATTAGGGGCGGTGGTGATGCCGCATAATCTGTTTCTGCATTCGGAGATTATTCAGAGCAGACAGTGGAATCTGGAAGACAGTTCGGTGATCGAGCAGCAGTTGAAGTATGAATTTAAAGATACATTATTTTCCATGATCATTGGATGGGCAATCAACAGTGCGATGATCCTGATGGCGGCAGCGACGCTTTATCAGAACGGAAGTGGAAAACAGGTGGATGATCTGACTGTTGCGGGAAAGATGCTGTCGCCTTTGTTGGGAAATGCGGCAACGGTGGTCTTCGCACTGGCACTTTTGCTGGCGGGTATCTCATCCAGTATCACTGCAGGAATGGCCGGTGGAACGATATTTTCCGGAATCTTTAACCAGCCATATGATATTAAGACAAAGGAAACAAAAAGAGGAGTACTGCTGACGATGATTCCGGCGGCGGTGATCATCCTGTTTATCAGACAGCCATTCGAAGGTCTGGTATATTCCCAGATGCTGCTTGCCGTCCAGCTTCCAGTTACAATATTTACACAGATATATCTGACGGCTTCGAAAAAGGTAATGGGAAAATATGTGAACAGCAGACGTTTGAATTTTTTGCTTCTGGTGATTGCTGTGATTGTAACAGGGCTGAATATAGCATTGCTTTTTGTATAG
- a CDS encoding aminopeptidase P family N-terminal domain-containing protein, with amino-acid sequence MTVPERLSALRKCMEEKNIDVYVVPTADFHQSEYVGEHFKARKFITGFSGSAGTAVITKTEARLWTDGRYFIQAAAQLKGTTVELMKMGEPGVPEMNAYIEEVLKEGETLGFDGRVVSVGEGEGYAAIARKKNAKVNYQVDLIDEIWEDRPVLSEEPAFNLDVKYAGETVASKLARIREEMKEAGTNVHVVSTIDDICWTLNIRGNDIDFFPLVLSYGIITMDSFELYIDEKKLDDKLKAKLAKDGVNLHPYNDIYEDVKKFGSDVIAMIDPGKLNYALFNNIPKNVKTVEKRNPAILMKAIKNPVEIENIRKAQIKDSVAHVRFMKWLKENVGKMRITEMSASDKLDEFRAEMGKFIRPSFEPISSFGEHGAIVHYTSSPETDVELKEGQLFLTDTGAGFYEGSTDVTRTYALGEVPQIMKDHFTLVAISNLQLGSAKFLEGSTGMILDILARKPFWDRDLNFNHGTGHGVGYLLNIHEGPAGFRWKYRKGETEVLQEGMVITDEPGIYIEGSHGIRLENELLTCKGTLNEYGQFMYFEAITLIPMDLDAINPDIMTQEDKKLLNDYHAKVYEVIAPYLNEEEQEWLKKYTRAI; translated from the coding sequence ATGACAGTACCAGAAAGACTTTCCGCACTTCGTAAGTGTATGGAAGAAAAGAACATTGATGTGTATGTAGTACCGACTGCAGACTTTCATCAGAGCGAATATGTTGGGGAACATTTCAAAGCGAGAAAGTTCATTACAGGGTTCTCTGGATCAGCGGGAACGGCCGTGATCACAAAGACAGAAGCAAGACTCTGGACAGACGGACGTTACTTCATCCAGGCAGCAGCACAGTTGAAGGGGACAACTGTAGAACTTATGAAAATGGGTGAGCCTGGTGTGCCAGAGATGAATGCATATATTGAAGAGGTATTAAAGGAAGGAGAGACACTTGGATTCGACGGAAGAGTCGTATCTGTCGGTGAAGGAGAAGGTTATGCAGCCATCGCTAGGAAGAAGAATGCAAAAGTAAATTATCAGGTAGACTTAATCGATGAGATCTGGGAAGACCGCCCGGTATTATCCGAAGAGCCTGCATTTAATCTGGATGTAAAATATGCCGGAGAAACTGTTGCAAGCAAACTTGCAAGAATCCGTGAAGAGATGAAAGAAGCAGGAACCAATGTGCACGTTGTATCTACGATCGACGACATCTGCTGGACGTTAAATATCCGTGGAAATGATATAGACTTCTTCCCACTGGTATTATCTTATGGAATCATCACAATGGACAGTTTCGAGCTGTATATCGATGAGAAAAAATTAGATGACAAGTTAAAAGCCAAACTTGCAAAAGATGGCGTAAACTTACACCCATACAACGACATTTACGAAGACGTGAAGAAATTTGGCAGTGATGTGATTGCAATGATCGATCCTGGAAAACTGAATTATGCATTGTTCAACAATATTCCTAAAAATGTTAAGACAGTAGAAAAGAGAAATCCGGCAATTCTCATGAAAGCAATCAAGAACCCGGTTGAGATCGAGAACATCCGCAAGGCACAGATCAAAGACAGTGTTGCGCATGTAAGATTCATGAAATGGCTGAAAGAAAATGTTGGCAAGATGAGGATCACAGAGATGAGCGCATCTGATAAATTGGATGAATTCCGTGCTGAGATGGGCAAATTTATCCGTCCAAGCTTTGAACCAATCTCTTCATTTGGAGAGCATGGTGCGATCGTACACTACACATCTTCACCGGAGACAGATGTAGAGTTAAAAGAAGGACAGTTATTCTTAACGGATACAGGAGCTGGATTCTATGAAGGTTCCACAGATGTAACCAGAACTTACGCACTCGGCGAAGTTCCGCAGATCATGAAAGATCACTTCACATTGGTTGCGATCAGTAACTTACAGCTTGGCAGTGCAAAATTCCTGGAAGGTTCTACCGGTATGATTCTTGACATCCTTGCAAGAAAACCATTCTGGGACAGAGACTTAAACTTCAACCATGGTACAGGACACGGAGTCGGATACCTTCTGAACATCCACGAAGGACCTGCAGGTTTCCGCTGGAAATATCGTAAGGGTGAGACAGAAGTATTACAGGAAGGCATGGTCATCACAGATGAGCCTGGAATCTATATTGAAGGATCTCACGGAATCCGTCTGGAGAACGAACTGTTGACCTGCAAAGGAACATTGAATGAATATGGTCAGTTCATGTACTTCGAAGCAATCACCCTGATTCCAATGGATCTGGATGCGATCAATCCGGATATTATGACACAGGAAGACAAGAAACTGTTGAATGATTATCATGCAAAAGTATACGAAGTGATTGCTCCTTACCTGAACGAGGAAGAGCAGGAGTGGCTGAAGAAATACACAAGAGCTATTTAA
- a CDS encoding Na+/H+ antiporter NhaC family protein: MKKGNAIALLPIGVFLCIYLGLGILFEYVMKIPMGFYNVPIIIAFLAAILVACLQNRKVSFDEKLEIMAQGLADKNIITMLLIFLTAGAFVGVVGRSSAESVAYFMLSLIPARFSVAVLFVVACFVSVAMGTSVGTITLITPIAVSVSKASGFDMALCIGSVMGGSMFGDNLSFISDTTIAACNGQGCQMKDKFRENFGIALPAAIATLVLILVLSFQTDIAGRVSKSYNLVQIIPYVLVLIGGIIGINVFMVLLIGIVSGSIIMLAGGHIAATDLLANMGSGASGMFETSMVAILVAAMCALIREYSGFDALLAGIHKVFKGRKGGQLGMGLLVGTMDIATANNTVAIVMANPIAKDMAEEYGITPRKAASILDTFSCVFQGIIPYGAQMLVAISAASELGYNVSAFQIMPKLFYPFLLFVSSMIFIFVIPAKKER; encoded by the coding sequence ATGAAAAAAGGAAATGCAATAGCATTACTGCCAATCGGCGTATTTTTGTGTATCTATCTGGGACTTGGAATTTTATTCGAATATGTGATGAAGATTCCGATGGGATTCTATAATGTCCCGATCATTATCGCATTTCTTGCGGCAATTCTGGTGGCGTGTCTGCAGAATCGTAAGGTGAGTTTTGACGAGAAACTGGAAATTATGGCACAGGGACTTGCGGATAAGAATATTATTACAATGCTTCTAATCTTCCTGACAGCGGGGGCATTTGTCGGAGTGGTAGGAAGAAGCAGTGCGGAAAGTGTGGCATATTTCATGTTGTCACTGATTCCGGCAAGATTTTCAGTTGCGGTATTATTTGTGGTAGCCTGTTTTGTGTCGGTTGCCATGGGAACGTCGGTTGGGACAATTACATTGATCACGCCGATCGCAGTGTCCGTATCCAAGGCATCTGGATTTGATATGGCACTTTGTATCGGCTCGGTTATGGGCGGTTCGATGTTTGGTGATAATCTTTCATTTATCTCGGATACAACGATTGCGGCATGCAACGGACAGGGATGCCAGATGAAGGATAAATTTCGGGAGAACTTTGGAATTGCACTTCCGGCAGCGATTGCAACCCTGGTATTGATCCTGGTTCTTTCATTTCAGACGGATATTGCAGGACGGGTAAGTAAGAGTTATAACTTAGTGCAGATTATTCCATATGTACTGGTTCTCATAGGAGGAATTATCGGGATCAATGTATTCATGGTACTTCTGATCGGGATTGTATCTGGTTCTATTATTATGCTGGCCGGCGGTCACATTGCGGCGACAGATCTGCTTGCCAATATGGGTTCCGGAGCTTCCGGGATGTTCGAGACGAGTATGGTGGCAATCCTGGTGGCAGCGATGTGTGCACTGATCCGTGAATATAGCGGTTTCGATGCATTGCTGGCGGGAATCCATAAGGTATTCAAAGGACGCAAAGGTGGTCAGCTCGGCATGGGACTTCTGGTAGGAACGATGGATATTGCAACGGCGAATAATACTGTGGCGATCGTAATGGCGAATCCGATCGCAAAGGATATGGCGGAAGAATATGGGATCACACCGAGAAAAGCAGCTTCGATACTGGATACATTTTCATGTGTTTTTCAGGGGATCATTCCTTATGGAGCACAGATGCTGGTTGCGATATCTGCGGCGAGTGAACTGGGATATAATGTGTCAGCATTTCAGATCATGCCGAAGCTTTTTTATCCGTTTTTATTATTTGTGAGTTCTATGATATTTATCTTTGTGATTCCGGCAAAGAAAGAGAGGTAA
- a CDS encoding sodium-dependent transporter, whose protein sequence is MNKRESFSSRWGFICACIGSAVGMGNIWMFPTRVSLYGGGSFLIPYFIFVILIGSTGVIGEMSFGRAAKAGPIDAFGIACEKKGKRKVGEALGMIPVFGSLAMAIGYTVVMGWILRYAVGTFTGATLSPENVDEFGAAFGKMASAFGNNIWQILALVACMLILMLGVGSGIEKANKIMMPIFFALFVILGIYVGFQPGASEGYRYIFRVDPKAFADPATWIFALGQAFFSLSVAGNGTLIYGSYLSDEEDIPASAGRVALFDTIAAILAALVIIPAMATTGAQLDQGGPGLLFIFLPNLIKGMPGGWLIAIIFFVAVLLAGMTSLINLYEAPIATVQEKLKLGRVPACALTGIVGVVVSLLIQGIVSDWMDVLSIYICPLGAGLAGIMFFWVCGKAFVEKQVNTGREKPYVSWYHTVCKYFYVPVCFIVLILGIVLGGIG, encoded by the coding sequence ATGAATAAAAGAGAATCATTTAGCAGCAGATGGGGATTTATCTGTGCCTGTATCGGTTCAGCGGTCGGTATGGGAAATATCTGGATGTTCCCAACAAGAGTATCATTGTATGGAGGCGGTTCATTTCTGATACCATATTTTATATTTGTAATACTGATCGGTTCGACGGGAGTGATCGGGGAGATGAGTTTTGGGCGTGCGGCAAAGGCCGGTCCAATCGATGCATTTGGAATTGCCTGTGAGAAAAAAGGAAAGAGAAAAGTCGGAGAAGCACTGGGGATGATCCCTGTATTCGGATCACTTGCCATGGCGATCGGATATACGGTTGTAATGGGGTGGATCCTAAGATATGCCGTTGGAACATTTACAGGAGCAACACTTTCGCCTGAAAATGTGGATGAATTCGGGGCGGCATTTGGTAAGATGGCGTCAGCATTTGGTAATAATATATGGCAGATACTTGCGCTTGTGGCCTGTATGCTGATTCTGATGTTAGGTGTCGGAAGCGGCATTGAAAAAGCAAATAAGATCATGATGCCGATATTCTTCGCATTGTTCGTGATTCTGGGAATCTATGTCGGATTCCAGCCGGGAGCAAGTGAAGGATACCGTTATATTTTCAGAGTAGATCCGAAGGCATTTGCAGATCCGGCAACGTGGATCTTTGCACTTGGTCAGGCATTCTTTTCCCTGTCGGTAGCAGGAAATGGAACATTGATCTATGGATCTTATCTTTCGGATGAAGAGGACATTCCGGCTTCTGCAGGAAGAGTTGCATTATTTGATACGATTGCAGCAATTCTTGCCGCACTCGTTATCATTCCGGCGATGGCAACAACGGGAGCGCAGTTGGATCAGGGAGGTCCCGGACTTCTCTTTATCTTCCTTCCGAATCTGATCAAAGGAATGCCTGGGGGATGGCTGATCGCGATCATCTTCTTTGTCGCAGTATTGCTTGCAGGTATGACTTCGCTGATCAATCTGTACGAGGCTCCGATTGCTACAGTGCAGGAGAAGTTAAAGCTTGGAAGAGTTCCGGCATGTGCACTTACGGGGATCGTGGGAGTGGTCGTGTCACTCCTGATCCAGGGGATTGTATCAGACTGGATGGACGTACTGTCTATCTATATCTGTCCGCTCGGAGCCGGACTTGCGGGAATCATGTTCTTCTGGGTATGTGGCAAGGCATTTGTGGAAAAACAGGTCAATACCGGGAGAGAGAAACCATATGTATCATGGTATCATACGGTATGTAAATATTTTTATGTTCCGGTATGTTTTATTGTGTTAATTCTTGGAATTGTACTTGGAGGAATCGGGTAG
- a CDS encoding HAD family hydrolase encodes MRIEIPGYKTMDLKYLILDYNGTIAKDGIIPESVKERLKKLSGIYEIYVLTADTHGTARKICEGLPLKIQTFPGNAAAEEKRKIIEQLGGKRCIAVGNGRNDLPMCRIAELSVGIIEAEGAYGRLIANVDICTRSIEEALDVLAMPKRMVATLRG; translated from the coding sequence ATGAGAATAGAAATTCCCGGATATAAAACGATGGATCTAAAATATCTGATTCTGGATTATAACGGAACTATTGCGAAAGATGGCATAATACCCGAAAGTGTAAAGGAACGGCTGAAAAAGCTGAGTGGAATATATGAGATTTATGTTCTGACAGCAGATACACATGGAACTGCGAGAAAGATATGTGAAGGACTACCGTTAAAGATACAGACATTTCCTGGTAATGCGGCAGCAGAAGAAAAAAGAAAAATCATAGAGCAACTGGGTGGAAAACGGTGTATTGCAGTAGGAAACGGACGGAATGACCTGCCTATGTGCAGGATAGCAGAACTCAGTGTTGGAATTATAGAGGCGGAAGGTGCGTATGGAAGACTGATTGCAAATGTTGATATCTGTACCAGATCGATAGAGGAAGCACTGGATGTGCTTGCAATGCCGAAAAGGATGGTGGCGACACTAAGGGGATAA
- a CDS encoding phosphate ABC transporter ATP-binding protein has translation MLTIEQISCGFGRQEILHDISLTIPEGKITAIVGQSGCGKTTFLKTLNRMIEEEGGFYKGKIILDGEDIKGLSTEVLRTRIGMVFQQPIAFPYSIEKNLSYVLKYHGIREAREIERITRECLQKARLYDEIKDQLKKSAKKLSGGQKQRLAIARSLCVNPEILLLDEPCSALDMKNTIAIEETLLELKGKYTFVIVTHNLAQAKRIADQIIFMDQGRVLEVTDTKTFFEHPSSEPAREQIQYM, from the coding sequence ATGTTAACGATAGAACAGATAAGTTGTGGATTCGGCAGACAGGAGATATTGCATGATATCAGTCTTACGATACCGGAAGGAAAGATTACGGCAATCGTAGGACAATCCGGCTGTGGAAAAACAACATTTTTAAAGACATTAAACCGAATGATAGAAGAGGAGGGCGGCTTTTATAAAGGAAAGATCATTCTTGACGGCGAAGACATTAAAGGACTTTCAACGGAAGTATTAAGAACCAGAATCGGAATGGTATTTCAACAGCCGATCGCATTTCCGTACAGTATAGAGAAGAATCTGTCATACGTCCTGAAATATCATGGAATTAGAGAAGCCAGAGAAATAGAGCGGATCACCAGAGAGTGTCTGCAGAAAGCAAGACTATATGATGAAATAAAAGACCAACTGAAGAAGTCTGCAAAAAAATTATCCGGTGGACAGAAACAGCGTCTTGCCATAGCAAGAAGTTTGTGTGTGAATCCGGAAATTCTGCTGTTGGATGAGCCGTGTTCTGCGCTTGATATGAAGAATACCATTGCGATAGAAGAGACACTTCTGGAATTAAAGGGAAAATATACATTTGTGATCGTAACACATAATCTGGCACAGGCAAAAAGAATTGCAGATCAGATTATCTTTATGGATCAGGGAAGAGTACTGGAAGTGACAGACACAAAGACATTCTTTGAGCATCCGTCATCCGAACCTGCGAGAGAGCAGATACAGTATATGTAA
- a CDS encoding PstA family ABC transporter permease, producing the protein MKNKLTKYVIRILAGILGILTIAVTLFLFLYIFWKGKNVMSLSFILDKPAGVPLGTAGGIYPALMGSIYLGALSALMGGIIGIGVAVYLVFYTRKSIFYHVISACITGLSGIPSILFGLVGYTLLIYQFGLGRSLLCSAICVAVMIVPFIAIRAEKILKEKGTEYMKNSLALGMSREYAVIRLILPVCAVELLGTVALGMAYGMGAVAPILYTGAVMVADVPGKLTDPFMSLPYHLYMLVNNGFSLDYAYGTAFVLMLFLLLIQIICKCITYIRKDY; encoded by the coding sequence ATGAAAAATAAACTGACAAAGTATGTGATACGCATCCTGGCAGGGATCCTTGGAATTCTTACAATTGCAGTGACGTTGTTCTTATTCCTGTATATCTTCTGGAAGGGAAAGAATGTGATGAGTCTTTCGTTTATTCTGGATAAGCCGGCGGGGGTACCGCTTGGAACAGCAGGTGGAATCTATCCGGCACTGATGGGATCTATCTATCTTGGCGCACTTTCGGCACTCATGGGGGGAATCATCGGAATCGGTGTGGCTGTTTATCTTGTGTTTTATACAAGGAAAAGTATATTTTACCATGTGATCAGTGCCTGCATTACAGGACTGTCCGGAATTCCTTCTATTCTGTTCGGACTGGTCGGCTATACATTGTTGATCTATCAGTTTGGTCTGGGAAGAAGTCTCTTATGTTCAGCTATTTGTGTGGCTGTTATGATCGTGCCGTTTATTGCAATCCGTGCAGAAAAGATACTGAAAGAAAAGGGAACAGAATACATGAAGAATTCACTGGCACTTGGAATGTCCAGAGAATATGCGGTCATACGATTAATTCTTCCGGTCTGTGCAGTGGAATTGCTTGGAACGGTGGCGCTTGGAATGGCATACGGAATGGGAGCGGTTGCACCGATTTTGTATACGGGTGCGGTTATGGTCGCAGATGTTCCGGGAAAACTTACGGATCCATTTATGTCATTGCCGTATCATCTGTATATGCTGGTAAATAATGGATTTTCTCTGGATTATGCATATGGAACGGCGTTCGTACTGATGTTATTCTTACTGCTCATACAGATCATATGTAAATGTATTACTTATATACGAAAGGATTACTGA
- the pstC gene encoding phosphate ABC transporter permease subunit PstC: protein MYRKIANTFCKVLIYMIAFVVAALMGIMLIHILKESIPALREVGIKMFLPSSEWRPVSAAPQYGLLPAVTGTLYVSGLAVLFAMILGVACACFLTFFMPKKLASVCLAFIDLVAGIPSVIFGFIGLTVLVKAFVKYLKMAAGQCVLVAGIVLGIMLLPYVVSTCQESLVNAKRTYEKSGLALGLSREYVLIKVILPAIRPGIVASAMMAFGRALGETMAVMMVIGNSAIFPKLLGRGQTLPALTALEMGSIEYGSIHLSVLYVANLVLLVILVVVTLAGQLLKRRFAEHEK, encoded by the coding sequence ATGTACAGAAAAATAGCAAATACATTTTGTAAAGTCTTGATATATATGATTGCTTTTGTGGTAGCGGCACTGATGGGGATTATGCTGATACATATTTTGAAGGAAAGTATTCCGGCATTAAGAGAAGTAGGAATCAAAATGTTTCTGCCGTCATCGGAATGGCGTCCGGTAAGTGCGGCTCCGCAGTATGGTCTTCTCCCGGCTGTTACAGGTACTTTGTATGTGTCCGGACTGGCAGTACTGTTTGCGATGATATTGGGAGTGGCATGTGCCTGCTTTCTTACTTTTTTCATGCCAAAGAAACTTGCATCTGTCTGCCTGGCCTTTATAGATCTGGTAGCAGGTATTCCATCGGTAATCTTTGGCTTTATCGGATTAACCGTACTGGTAAAAGCATTTGTAAAATATCTGAAGATGGCAGCGGGACAGTGTGTACTGGTGGCAGGTATTGTACTGGGAATCATGCTTCTGCCGTATGTTGTATCGACATGTCAGGAATCACTAGTAAATGCAAAACGGACATATGAAAAATCCGGACTGGCACTTGGCTTATCAAGAGAATATGTGTTGATCAAAGTGATACTTCCGGCAATCCGGCCGGGAATTGTAGCAAGTGCGATGATGGCATTTGGACGTGCGCTTGGGGAGACGATGGCAGTAATGATGGTGATCGGTAATTCTGCAATTTTCCCGAAGCTGTTGGGACGCGGGCAGACGCTTCCGGCGCTGACAGCTCTTGAGATGGGAAGCATTGAATACGGAAGTATACATCTGTCGGTGCTTTATGTGGCAAATCTTGTGCTGCTTGTGATACTTGTTGTAGTGACACTGGCAGGGCAGTTGTTGAAGAGGAGGTTTGCAGAACATGAAAAATAA